In the genome of Mycoplasma nasistruthionis, the window TTGGTTAATGAAATTTTTGTTAATAGCTTACTTCACTATCTAGGACGTGCAGAAGGTTTAACCAAGAAAAAAGCTAAGTTTGACAACATTGATGGAATTTTCAATATTGACACAGTTTATCCTGTCGATCAGTCACCAATTGGGCGTACACCAAGATCAAATCCAGCAACATATACTAAAGTTTTTGATTTAATTAGAGACATTTATAGTAATGTTGAAGAATCAAGAATTAGGGGATATACAAAAAGCAGATTCAGTTTCAATGTTGAAGGTGGAAGTTGTGAAAAGTGCCGTGGTGATGGATATTTAGTTATTGAAATGCACTTTTTACCTGATGTTTATGTACCTTGTGACCAGTGTGAAGGTCAAAGATACAATCGTGAAACACTTGAAATTAAATATCATAACAAAAACATTGCTCAAGTTTTAGATATGTCAGTTGATGAAGCACTAGAATTCTTTGAAAATCAACATAAAATTGTTGAAACATTACAGATTTTAAAAGATGTTGGTTTAGGTTATATTAAATTAGGACAGATGTCAACAACTTTATCTGGTGGTGAAGCTCAAAGAATTAAATTAGCAGCTCACTTGCGTAAAAAACCTACAGGTAAATCAGTTTATGTGCTTGATGAACCTACTACAGGGCTTCATTCACACGATGTAAAAAAATTAATTTCCATTCTAAACAGAATTGTTGACAATGGCGATACTGTTGTTGTTATTGAACATAATTTAGATGTTATTAAATCAGCTGATTACATCATTGATTTAGGCCCAGACGGTGGAGTTAAAGGTGGTAAGGTTGTCGCTAAAGGAACTCCAGAAGAAGTTGCTAAAGTTAAAGAAAGTTACACGGGTCAATTTTTAGCAAAAATTTTAAATAGATAATACAGTTTTTAGATAAAAAAATTATTTTATAATTATTAATATAAGGTAAACATGTCTAGACAAAATAAGAAAATAAATGCTAAAAAAATCATTGATTTTTTTAACCTAAATATCATTAATAAAAATGATGCTGAACTTGAATATAACGACATTAAACAGCCTGCAATCAAACGTGTAGGCCTTGAATTAGCAGAACATTTCAATGGTGATCGTTTAAGCAGAAACGTTATTGCATGAGGTACAGGAGAGTCTAATTGATTTTCTATCATTGGTAAAGAAAAAGCTTATGCATCACTTGAATTCGTATTTAAACAAAAACCACCTTTAGTCATTTTGTCTAAAGGAGTTAATAAGCCTGCAATAAATTGAATAGTAGAAGTTGCAAACAAATACAGAGTACCTGTAGCTTTAGTTAAAACAAGTACTTCATATATTTCAACAAATATCGGTTCATACTTAAACAACTACTTTGGTGAATTGACTCAAGTGCATGGAACTTTGGTGCTAATTGGTGGTACAGGTGTTTTAATCACCGGTCAAAGTGGTGTAGGTAAATCTGAAGCTGCTCTACAACTCGTTCAAAATGGAGCGGTATTAATTAGTGATGATGCAGTACTAATTAGGGATAATGGTGATATTTTCATTGGTAGTTCACCAGAAATTACAAGAAACTTCCTAGAAATAAGGGGTACAGGTATTGTTGATATTAAAGTCCTATACGGGGTGGCATCAGTTGCTAAATCATCAATTATTGATCTGGTTATTGAGTTAGTTAAACAAGATGACAATGTTGAATTCGATCGTTTAGGTACTGATTTTATGGAGTATCCAGTATTTGGACGTTCAATTAAAAAAATGCAAGTACCAGTTAAAGCTGGTTCATCAGCAGCTTCATTAATTAAAGCAGCTGTTAATACATATTTAGCACGTATGGACGGTATGGACGTTTTAAGACTAATGACTGAGCGTGCAATGAAACAAGAGGAGGAATAAAATGGGAACAAGTCAGCCAGTATTTCCTAGTTATGTCCCTGATGTAGCTA includes:
- the hprK gene encoding HPr(Ser) kinase/phosphatase, with amino-acid sequence MSRQNKKINAKKIIDFFNLNIINKNDAELEYNDIKQPAIKRVGLELAEHFNGDRLSRNVIAWGTGESNWFSIIGKEKAYASLEFVFKQKPPLVILSKGVNKPAINWIVEVANKYRVPVALVKTSTSYISTNIGSYLNNYFGELTQVHGTLVLIGGTGVLITGQSGVGKSEAALQLVQNGAVLISDDAVLIRDNGDIFIGSSPEITRNFLEIRGTGIVDIKVLYGVASVAKSSIIDLVIELVKQDDNVEFDRLGTDFMEYPVFGRSIKKMQVPVKAGSSAASLIKAAVNTYLARMDGMDVLRLMTERAMKQEEE